The Methanobrevibacter thaueri DNA window GCTTCTCATCATTGACCCACATGCTTAAAATGATGAAAATCCCTGCTATGAGAGAAATAACATTACCAATGACTATGTTTAAAGGCAAGCTCATGTAAACCTATTTATTGAAATGGTTAAATAAACTTAACCTATTTCTTCCTATCGAAAAATTCAATTTCAACAAAGTTCAGCTTGGAAATGACATATACTGCAAGAATTCCAAAAGCAATCACCGCCAGCACTGCCAAAACGCCACCCCACGGAACCGGAAGTGAATCCGGCACTTTTAGATACAATAAGATAAACACCGGAAGGATGATGAATGAAGTGATGATTACGCAGACATTCAATGCAGCATGCCCCTTTTCGATTGTGAAAACATAAGTGAACAGTATCAGAAACACTCCAATTATTGCAATCGAAACGATTATCTGATGATTCAGGTTCGTGAAAATCCCTAAGAGAACCAGAACCAGAAATAGTGAAATGCAGAAAACAGTTCGTAAAGGATGTCTTGCCATATTAATTAATCTTTACAGGAAAATTTAAAAAATTTTCTATTTTGGCACAATGGTGATAAAATCACATGCGTTCATCTTTAAAATCAATCCCTTCAATTCTCAGCAATGCGATTTTCCTGTCGATTCCACCGGCATAACCCGTCAACTTTCCATTGCTGCCCAAAACCCTATGGCATGGAACCATGATTGATATCGGATTGTGTCCAACCGCTCCGCCAACGGCCTGTGCGGACATTGTCGGAGATATCATTGATGCAATCTCCCCGTAGGTCATTGTCTCTCCATGTGGAATTTCAGACAGTATTTTCCATACTTTCTGTCTGAATTGGGATCCATGGGCTTTAATCTTGAAATCGACCTTGGGATTTTTGCCTTTGAAATAATCGTCAAGCCAACCGGTGGCCTTATTAAAAATAGCTAAATCATCATTTACAATAAAATCAGTTGATGGAAAATGCTTTTGGCCGTAAAACCATGCTCCGCAAATTGCCTCGCCATCACTTG harbors:
- a CDS encoding methylated-DNA--[protein]-cysteine S-methyltransferase, encoding MYYSTDYTSPIGKMMVASDGEAICGAWFYGQKHFPSTDFIVNDDLAIFNKATGWLDDYFKGKNPKVDFKIKAHGSQFRQKVWKILSEIPHGETMTYGEIASMISPTMSAQAVGGAVGHNPISIMVPCHRVLGSNGKLTGYAGGIDRKIALLRIEGIDFKDERM